The genomic region ACTGATCTTCTTCAACGACCCCGAGCTGATCAGGGAGGGCTTGACCACCAGGTATGACAACCACGACAACCACCTGCACATCCGCTACTGCGCCCCGGTGCACCCCAATCCGCTCTACGCCTGTTGATCTCCGCCGGTCTGTGGTCTGCTTCCCGGGTGAGCGAACAGCTGAGCTGGCTGACCGGCCGGATCATCACCCGGGACATGCCCCGGTACGACGAGGTCTGCACCGGGTGGAACAGCCGGATCCGGCACCGCCCCGAGGTCGTGATCGCCCCGGCTGACGCCGCCGACGTGCAGGCCGCGGTCCGCTTCGCCGCCGAACTGAGCCTCCCGGTCCGCGTCCAGTCCACCGGCCACGGCGCCCTGGCCCCAGCCGAGGGCGGTTTGCTGATCGACACCAGCGCCCTCACCGGCATCCGCCTGGACCCGGTGGCCCGCACCGCCGAGATCGGCGCGGGCATCCGCTGGCAGGAGCTACTGGAAGCCGCCCACCCCTATGGCCTAGTAGGCCTGTCCGGCTCCTCCGGCAACGTCGGCGTCACCGGCTACGCCCTCACCGGCGGCTCCGGCTGGCTGGCGAGAAAATATGGACTCTGCGCCGAGACCATCCTGGCCGCCGAGATCGTCACCGCCAACGGCCGCCTCCGCTGGGTCGACGCCGACCGCGAACCCGAGCTGTGGCAAGCAGTCCGCGGCGGCGGCCCCAACGTCGGCGTGGTCACCAAGCTCCGCCTGCGCCTGTTCGAGGTCCCCCGCGTCTACGCCGGCGCCACCTACTGGCCAATCGAGTCCGCCCCGGAAATCTTTGCCCTGTACCGGGAATGGGCCGGCGGAACCCCGCTGGAACTGACCTCCGCACTGACCTTCCTCCAGTACCCGGCCAGCCCCGCCCTCCCGGAACCCTTGCGGAACCGGACCCTGGTCGCGTTGCGCGCCGCGTACGCCGGTAGCGCCGGCGAGGCCGAGGAGTTGTTGCGCCCCTTGCGATCCCAGCCGGGAGTCGTGCTGGACACGTTCCGCGAGATGCCGTACCGCGAGATCGACACGGTGACCAATGATCCGGTGAAACCCTTGCCGCGCACGGGATATTCGACCGCGGTCACGGAGCTGCCGGAGGCGTTGGTGGAACTCGCCAAGCCGGGGGAGTCGTTCGTGACACTGGAAGCCCGGCACGTCGCGGGCGAGGGGGCTCGGCTGGGCGCGACGGGGGCGGAGTTCCTGGTGTACACGATGGCGGTGACGCCGGATGAGACGAGCGTGGCCGAGGCGGGGGAGTTCGGACGCCGGGTGGAAGCTGCCTGCGCGCCTTGGCGGACCGGGGGGAACCTGTTGAGCTTCTTGCTGGCGCCCGCGGAGGCCGGGGGGCTGGGGGAGCAGGTGGCTGGGGCGTTGCCTGGGGAGTATCGGGGGCGGTTGGCGGAGGTGAAGGCGCATTACGACCCGGCGGGGTTGTTTGGTGGGGATCGGCGGTTGGCGGGGCCGTAGCCGAAAAGAAAGATGGCCACCGGTTCAGTGGGCGGCCATCCCCCAGAAATTGCTTCCGATCAGGCGACGGACTGGTCGCCGGTGTTCTGCGGTTTGCGGTTCACAATGACCGCGATCACGATCATCAGGCCGATGACGGTGATACCGATGCTGGCCCAGGGCTGGTAGTCCTCGACCAGATCCATGATGCGGAATCGCAGGCCGATGAGCGGCAGCAGGAAAGCGCCGAGGCCCAGGACGATGAGCAGGATGCCGAACTGCACGATGTACTCCTTGACGGGTGAAACGAGCGGTGGACTCTAACCTGGGGCCGCTTCGCCCGGGTGCGTTTCGGTCAACTCAGGCGTGGATCCTGGGTAATTGTTACCGCTCTTCACTATTGCGATCACCGTGAGTGCGCGGGCCGCTACTATAAGTGATGCCGCAATCGGTTCAATATGACCGGTCGTCTTGCTGACTGATCGCCTGTCCCCCTTTGTTGGTAACATGTTGTTTTGGTCACGTTTTTATTGGCTGGGTGAGCTGATACGTTTTTGTGGCCGATCCGGGGGGATCGGCCACAAAAACAATATGAGGTTTTCATGATTCGTAAGCTTTTGCTGTCACTCGGTCTTGTGGGGGCGTCCCTGCTTTCTGTTTCTGCCGGGACGGCGAGTGCTGATGTCAATATCAAGCCGCCGCCCTACCTGGCGCCGCCCACCTGCGAGCCGCGTTCGCAGGTTGCACCCGGATATGAATGGGAATTCATCGACACATCGATTTTCCACAAGCGTGGTGGCGTCACCATCAAGACGCACAAGTTCCTGCTCCAGTACGCCAGCAACTGGAACCCGCTGGCCGTGGGCAGGTACGTGACCTGTGAGGTCCGCGGCTAGTCCACGATCATGAATGGGCAGGACTGCGCTCCCAGTGGCGCTCTCGCAAGGTGGTGTGATCCGCGATCATCCGGCTTGCCAGACGATCGACCGCGGCAGCCAGTTCTGCCCCTCGGCCAGGATCCTCGGTGGCCAGCAGTTCCGTTAGCCAGTCGCGCCAGACGGCGGTCAGGCGGACGATGGCCTGTTCGCCGTCGGGGGTGAAGCTCAGCCAGTCGCCTTCGCGGGCGAGCAGGCCGCGCTGGACCAGGTCCGTGACCGTGGGTTCCAGGATCCGGGGTGGCAGGTCCAGGGGGTCGGCGATCTCGGTGAGGGTGGTGCGACCCTCCTGCTTGCTGTTCCGATAGATCTGCGCCAGCAGCCAGGCGTCGGCCTCGTCCATGCAGTCGCGCAGGCGTTCGCGGAGCAGGGGGCGCAGCTCCTTGCGCCTGCGTTGCCAGACGGCGGCGACGGACTTCTCCAGCTCCTGCTCGTTCGTGTGGGACTCGGGCATGCCGAAGCCCTCGCCCAGGTCGCCTGCCTTGTCCCGGACCGAGTCGCGGAGCTGGACGCCGGGGAGCAGCCAGGCGATGGCGAAGGCCAGCAGCGCCACCGGGACGGCCCAGGTGAAGACCGTTTGCAGGCTGTCCTGGTAGGCGGTGGCCAGCGGGGTGAGCAGCTCCGGGGGCAGGTGGCGGACCATCTCCGGGTTGGCCGCGGCGCCCGGGTCGAAGCCGGGGGGCAGGTTGGCGCCTGCCAGGTTCGCGGTCAGCTGGGCGGAGAAGATCGCGCCGAAGACCGCGACGCCGAAGGAGCTGCCCAGGGTGCGCAGGAAGGTGACGCCGCTGGTGGCGGCGCCCAGGTCGGCGTAGTCGCAGGTGTTCTGCACCGCGATCACCAGCACCTGCATGCCCAGGCCCAGGCCGGCGCCGAGCACGAGCATGTACAGCGAGGCGGTGACGAAGGTGGTCTCGCGGTCCAGGTGGGACATCAGCCACAGGCCGGCCGCGGTGACGCCGGTGCCGATGATCGGGAAGTGCCGGTAGCGGCCGGTGCGGCCGACCCAGCTGCCGCTGAAGATCGAGGCGGCCATCAGGCCCGCGACCATCGGCAGCATGCGCAGGCCGGACTCGGTCGCCGAGTGGCCCTGCACCACCTGCAGGAAGATCGGCAGGTAGGTGATGCCGCCGAACATGGCGAAGCCGATCACGAAGCTGAGCACGCCGGAGACCGAGAACACCCGACCCCGGAACAGCCGCATGGGCAGCACCGGCTCGGTGGCGCGCAGCTCCACCAGCACGAACAGCGCCACCGCGACCAGCGAGACCACGCCCAGCCAGAGGATCTCCGGCGAGTCCCAGGCGTAGGTGGTGCCGCCCCAGCTGGTCAGCAGGGTCAGGCCCCCCGCGCCCAGGGCCAGCAGCAGGATGCCCAGGTAGTCGATCACCGGGCGGGCGCCCTTGGGCACCCTGGGCATCACCGCGCCCGCGACCAGCAGCACCAGCAGGCCCAGCGGCACGTTGACGTAGAACGCCCAGCGCCAGCTGAGCTGGTCCACGAACAGCCCGCCCAGCAGCGGGCCGGCCACCGTGACCACGCCGAACACCGAGCCCATCAGGCCCTGGTACTTGCCACGTTCGCGCAGCGGGATCAGGTCGGCCACCAGTGCCATCGAGGTGACCATCAACCCGCCGGCGCCGAAGCCCTGCAACGCCCGCGCCGCGACCAGGCCGAACATGCCGGTGGCCATCCCGCAGAACAGCGAGCCCGCGGTGAACAGCGCCACCGAGACCTGGAAGACGATCTTGCGGCCGAACAGGTCGCCGAACTTGCCGAACAGCGGGGTGGCGATGGTCTCGGCCAGCATGTAGCCGGTGACCACCCAGGACAGGTGGTTCGCGCCGCCCAGCTCGCTGACGATGGTGGGCAGTGCGGTGGCCACGATGGTCTGGTCCAGTGCGGCCAGCAGCAGGCCGAGCACCATCGCGCCGAAGACCAGGTTGGTCCGGGAACCGCGCTCGACCTCTGCCGCAGCCGTCATGCTTGGCAAACTAGGGCGGGTTCCCCTGGCTCTGCTGGGCGGCGGTGGTCGCTCGTTTGGTTGAAAGCGGGCCGATGATCCCGTCGGCCACCCGGTCGATGAGCTGCTCGTCCGGTGGCACGCCGCGCACCAGCAGCTGGAACAGGTACAGCGCGCCGATCAGGTCCTGCAGGATCTCCAGGTCCACATCGGGGGCCAGCTCGCCGCGCTCGGCGGCGCGCTGGACCACCAGCTGGGCCAGGTCGGGGCCGCCCTGCTGCATCCGCTCCAGGTAGAGCCTGGCCAGCTCCTCGTCCCGGCGGCTGCCCTCCAGCAGGCCGATGACCAGGCCGCGGGTGTCCGCGTTGGTCTGGGTGACCGCCCAGCGGCCCAGGAACCGGAAGTCCTCCACCAGCGAGCCGGTGTCCGGGCAGTCCGGGCGGGCCTGGTAGGTGTGGATGGCGTCGATGATCAGCGCGGCCTTGGACGGCCAGCGCTGGTACAGGGTGGCCTTGCTGGCCTGCACGCGGCGGGCCACCAGGTCCATGTTGAACCGCTCGTAGCCGACCTCGGCGAGCACCGCGCGGGCCGCGGTCAGCACCTCCCGGTACCGGTCCGGGTCGCTGAGCGGGACCTTCTTCCGCGAGGCCATCAGTGCGGCCCGCCGGGGAGCCGGTGCTGGTCCAGTTCGTGCGCCTCGGCCAGCTTGGTCAGCAGCTCGTGCAGGCTGTGCCGCTCCTGCTCGGAGAGCGGGGCGGTGATCTCCGCGTCGTGCCTGGCCGCCTCGGCCAGCGCGGTCTCCAGCAGCTCCCGGCCGCGCCCGGTCAGGTGCAGGGCGTAGGCGCGGCGGTCGGCCGGGTTGCGCTTGCGCTGCACCAGGCCGCGCGCCTCCAGGTCGTCGACGAAGGCGACCATCCGGCTGGGCGCGATCCGCATCCGCTCGCCGATGGCCTGCTGGGACTGCCCCTCGGCCGCGGCCACCACGCGGAGCAGGCCGACGTGCCTGGGCTCCAGGTCCAGCGGGGCCAGCCGTTCGGCGAACCGCCTGGCCGCGGTGAACCCGAGCTGCGCCAACAGGAACGCCGAGCTGCCGCCATGGGGATAGCCGCCGTGGTGCATGGGGGCACTCTACTGCCGGGGCAACAATTCCCCGGTTGAACGATTTTCTGCTGGACGCGCTCCGTTGTGGGTTGCTCACCGACGGCGACCACACCAGGATCGAGGACGTGGCTGTGACGTGGTCGAGGTGGCGTGAACTTCCCGGTGCCTGGGCGACCGCGGTCACCCGTCCCCGCTGGCAGTTGGCGCTGGCCTGGCCGATCTCGGTGTGGGTGCTGGTCTGGGTCGGCGCCCAGTTCAACACCACCGGCGCGGTGTTCACCCCGCTGGACGTGCCGCGCGCGGTGCTGTCGCGTTTTGGCCAGGGCGCCGCGGGCTGGCTGGACGTGGTCGGCGGCTGGCTGCGCGATCCGGCGCACGCCGGGCTGCTCACCGCGACCGCCTGGGTGGCCGGGCTGCTGTGGGCGGCCACCACCGAGCGGACCCTGCTGCCCGCGCTGGCCGGCTGGCTGCTGGTGATGGCCGCGGCCGAGGGGCTGGGCTACCAGCCGGCGATCTCCAGGGCGGTGCTGGTGCTGGCCGGGTTCATCGCGCTGCTGGCGCTGTGCGCGCTGCCCGGCCGCGGCAAGCTGGTCGACCGCCGGGCGCGGCTGCTGCCGGTGGACGTGCTGACCGCTGGGGCGGTCGCGGCTGCCCTATCGGGCATGGTTCCGCTGCTCGCGCCGGGTTTGGCGCTCACCAGACTGCTGCGGCCCTACCTGACCAAGCCCGCCCGGCCGGACCCTTCCCGGCCGCTCATCCCCGCGGCCCGCCCGCCAACCGAGCTGATTACCCCGCCGAAGGTCCCACATGCGGGTGAAATGAGGTCACCGAGTCGTAACGAGTCGACTGTGGCCGATGTCTCCGAGTGATCGAAATGAGACCGAACGGTAGCGGCCTCATTACGCCAATCGGGTCTAAGTAGTACGCCGTGTGGAGTAAAACCTGACTACCGGTCAGTTGCGTCCCCCGTTCGGACGATTTTTGTCTGTTTTTGACGTCGACTACCTTCCTGCGGCGGGGGAGTTTCACGCAGCGCGGAATCTACGGGGACAGAAGCTTCAGCCTGGGCGCGGCCAGGCGGCTTTCAGTAAGTCACCGACAGGCAGGCGTTGGCCGTTACCTGGTCACGGGGGATTGGGTAACACACGTGGCTCTCCCATGCCCAAAAAATGGTGGCGTTACCGCGAGGTGAATAAGTGCGAGCCGCTTTGTGGCAAACGGGAGAGAAGAAAGTATCGGCAACCGAGGCCCCCGCGTTACAGGGCCGGAAGGTTTTCGCAGGGTGGGAGCTGCGATACCAGCTGGCGGTCGTGGTGGGAGACCTGCTGGCCATCGTGTGCGCGGTGGTCGCGGTCGGAGTGTTCGTGATCAACGGGACGCCGGGAACGGGGCGTCTTGAGCTGTTGCTGGGTCTGGTCACCGCGGCTACCGCGGTGCTGGCCCTGCCGCTGAACCGGGCCTGGGACCCCAGGGTGCTGGGACAGGGCCCCGAGGAGTTCCGCCGGGTCGGGCGCGCCGCGCTGACCGGCATGGTGGTGCTGGCGCTGGCCGCGCTGGCCATCCAGGCACAGGGGATGCGGGGCTGGGTGTTCGCCGCGCTGCCCGCCTTCGCCGGGATCGCGATCCCGGTCCGCTACCTGCTGCGCCGGGTGCTGCACCGCCGGCGCCGGCAGGGCAGCTGCCTGCTGCCGGTGCTGGCCGCGGGCAGTCCGGAGGCGGTGCGCGACCTGATCGAGCGCACCCGCAGGGACTCGCACCTGGGCTGGCGGGTGGAGGCCGTGTGCACGCCGCACGGCGCCGGCGCGGGCGTCCGGGTGCCGGGTGAGATCGCCGGGGTGCCGGTGGTCGGCGACCTGGACGACCTGGTCGACCGGGTCCGGCTGGGCGGCTACCGGATGGTGGCCGTGGCCGGGTCCACCGACTGGACCCCGCCGCGGTTGCAGCAGCTGGCCTGGCAGCTGGAGGGCAGCACCGCCGAGCTGGTGGTGGCGCCCTCGCTGGTGGAGATCGCCGGGCCGAGGCTGCACGTGGCCCCGGTGTTCGGGCTGACCATGCTCTGGGTCAGCGCGCCCACCTTCAGCGGGATCGGCTGGCTGGTCAAGGCGGCGGTGGACCGGGTGTCCGCGCTGCTGCTGACCGTGCTGCTCAGCCCGGCGTTCCTGGGCATCGCGCTGGCCATCAAGTGCACCAGCCGCGGCCCGGTGCTCTACCGGCAGTCGCGGGTGGGCCGGGACGGGCGGCGGTTCACCATGCTCAAGTTCCGGTCCATGGTGCCGGACGCGGACCGCCGCAAGGCCGACTACGAGTCAGCCAACCAGGCGGCAGGACCGCTGTTCAAGCTGCGCCGGGACCCGAGGGTGACCAAGGTAGGTGCGGTGTTGCGCCGCTACTCCCTCGACGAGCTGCCCCAGCTGTTCAACGTGCTGGCCGGCTCGATGTCCCTGGTCGGCCCGCGCCCGCCGCTGCCGGAGGAGGTCGCCCGCTACGGCCCCGACGCGCGCAGGCGCCTGTTGGTCAAACCGGGCCTGACCGGGTTGTGGCAGGTCAGCGGGCGCAGCGACCTGTCATGGGAGGAGTCGGTGCGGCTGGACCTGCGTTATGTGGAGAGTTGGTCGTTGTTCATGGACCTGGTGATCCTGTGGAAGACCGCCTCGGCGGTCGTCGGTGGGCGGGGTGCGTACTGATGACCTGCCGACTGTGCGGCTCCGCCACGCTGCACAGCGTGGTCGACCTGGGCGCGAGCCCGCCGTGTGAGCACTTCCTCACCGCGGCCGAGCTCGACGCGCCGGAGCAGACCTATCCGCTGCACCTGCGGGTGTGCGGGGACTGCCTGCTGGCGCAGCTGCCGCCGCTGATCACGCCGGAGGACACCTTCACCGAGTACGCCTACTTCTCCTCCTTCTCCACCTCCTGGGTGGCGCACGCGGAGAAGTTCGTCACCGAGGCAGCCCAGCGCCTCGGTCTCGGCGGTGACTCCTTCGTGGTGGAGGTGGCCAGCAACGACGGCTACCTGCTGCAGCACGTGCTGGCCAGGGGCATCCGCTGCCTCGGCGTCGAGCCCTCGGTGAACGTGGGCGAGGCGGCGCGGGCCAAGGGCGTGCCCACCGTGACCGAGTTCCTCTCCGCGGAGACCGGGGCGGCGGTGCGCGCCGAGCACGGGCCCGCCGACCTGGTGGTGGCCAACAACGTCTACGCGCACATCCCGGACGTGCTCGGCTTCACCCAGGGCCTGCGGGCGCTGGTGGCCGAGGACGGCTGGGTCTCCATCGAGGTCCAGCACCTGCTCACGCTGATCCGGCACACCCAGTACGACACGATCTACCACGAGCACTTCCAGTACTACACCGTCGCCGCGGCGCAGCGCGCGCTGGCCAGCGGCGGCCTGACCCTGGTCGACGTCGAGCTGCTGCCCACCCACGGCGGGTCCATCCGGCTGTGGGCGCGGCCCAGCGAGGTCGCCGGGGAGCCGGAGGCACGGGTGGCCGCGGTCCTCGCCGAGGAGGCCGCGGCCGGGCTGCACACCGTCGCCGGGTACGCCGAGTTCGGCAGGCAGGTGGCCAAGGTCCGCCGGGACCTGCTGCGCTTCCTCGTCGAGGCGGCCGAGGCGGGCAAGACCGTGGTCGGCTACGGCGCGCCGGGCAAGGGCAACACGCTGCTCAACCACTGCGGGATCCGGCCGGACCTGCTGCGCTACACCGTGGACCGCAACCCGTACAAGCACGGGCGGTTCACCCCCGGCACCCGGATCCCGGTGCTGCCGGTGGCGCGGATCGAGCAGGACCGGCCGGACTACGTGCTGGTGCTGCCCTGGAACCTGCGCGCCGAGCTGACCGAGCAACTCCGATATGTGGCCGAATGGGGCGGACGTCTGGTTTTTCCCATTCCCGAGCTCTCGATAGTCGACCCCGCAGCCGGCACGGCCGACGGACACAATGAGGTGAACCCATGAAGGTAGTGCTGTTCTGCGGCGGTTACGGGATGCGCATGCGCAACGGCTCCGCCGACGATCTGCCCAAGCCGATGCACCCGGTCGGGCCACGTCCGTTGCTCTGGCACGTGATGCGGTACTACGCGCATTTCGGGCACAAGGACTTCATCCTGTGCCTGGGATACGGTGCGCAGTACATCAAAGACTTCTTCCTGAACTACTCGGAAACGGCGTCAAACGATTTCGTGCTGCGCAACGGCAAGGTCGAGCTGCTCTCGACTGATATCAGCGACTGGACCATCACCTTCGCGCAGACCGGCCAGAACTCGCCGATCGGCGAGCGGCTGCGCCGGGTCCGGCACCTGGTGGCGGGCGAGGAGATGTTCCTGGCCAACTACGCCGACGTGCTCACCGACGCGCCGCTGGATGAGATGGTCCGCCGGTTCGCCGGCAGCGGGGCCTCGGCCTCGATGATGGTGGTGCCGCCGCAGTCCTCCTTCCACTGCGTGGACCTGGGGGACAACGGCAAGGTCGCCGGGATCACCCCGGTGAGCAGCCTGCCGCTGTGGGAGAACGGCGGTTTCTTCGTGCTCCGCCAGGAGGTTTTCGACCACATCCCGGAGAACGGGGACCTGGTCGAGGACGGCTGCGGGGAACTGGCCAAGCAGGGCAAGCTGCTGGCCTATCCCTACCGCGGTTTCTGGCAGCCCGCGGACACGGTGAAGGAGCGGGTGGCGCTGGAACAGGGCTACCAGAACGGCGACCGCCCGTGGATGTTGTGGGAGCGGGAGGCCGAGGAGTCGGCGCCCGTGGCCAAGGTGCTCCGGCTGAGCGGGGTCTGAGGTGCTCTCGCTGTCCCCGCCCGGGCCGGTGCCCGTGGTGGTGCTCGGCGCGCACTGTGACGACATCGCCATCGGCTGCGGCGGCACGCTGCTGTCGCTGTGCGCGGCCCGGCCGGGGCAACGGGTGAGCGCGCTGGTGCTCACCGGCGCGGGCAGCAAGCGCGAGGACGAGGAGCGGGCCGCGCTGGCCGCCTTCTGCCCCGGCGCGGACCTGGACGTCACCGTGCTCGACCTGCCCGACGGCCGGGTGCCCCAGCACTGGGGCCGGGCCAAGGAGGAGCTGGCCACCTTCCGCGCGCGGGTCGAGGCCGAGGTGGTCTTCGCGCCCGCGCCGCACGACGCGCACCAGGACCACCGCGCCCTGGCCGAGCTGGTCCCGCAGGTGTTCCGGGACCAGCTGCGGCTGGGCTACGAGATCCTCAAGTGGGAGAGCGACCTCGCCCAGCCCACCGTCTTCCAGCCACTCGAACCCGCCGTCGCGCAGGCCAAGGCCACGCTGCTCGACGCGCACTACCCGTCTCAGCGGGACAAGGACTGGTTCGACCGGGAGACCTTCCTCGGCCTCGCCCGGATCCGCGGCGTGCAGACCCGCGCCCGGTACGCGGAGGCCTTCCACACGGACAAGGTCCAGCTCCGGCTGGACGCGGAAGGGTGAGAACGATGCGGGTGCTGCTCACCGGCCACCAGGGTTACCTCGGCAGCGTCATGGCCCCGGCGCTGACCGCGGCCGGGCACCAGGTGCACGGCCTGGACTCCGGCCTGTTCGCCGACTGCGTGCTCGGCCCGGAACCGGCCGACCCGGACGGTTTCGCCGTCGACCTGCGGGACGTCACCGCCGAGCACGTCGCCGGGTTCGACGCGGTGGTCCACCTGGCCGCGCTGTCCAACGACCCGCTCGGGTCGCTGGAGCCCGGCCTGACCTACGACATCAACCATGCCGCCTCGGTGCGGCTGGCCCGGCTGGCCAAGGAGGCCGGGGTCGCCCGGTTCCTCTACGCCTCGACCTGCTCGGTCTACGGCGCGGCGGGCGAGGAGCTGGTCGGGGAGAGCGCGCCGCTGCGGCCGGTCACCC from Crossiella sp. CA-258035 harbors:
- a CDS encoding FAD-binding oxidoreductase; its protein translation is MSEQLSWLTGRIITRDMPRYDEVCTGWNSRIRHRPEVVIAPADAADVQAAVRFAAELSLPVRVQSTGHGALAPAEGGLLIDTSALTGIRLDPVARTAEIGAGIRWQELLEAAHPYGLVGLSGSSGNVGVTGYALTGGSGWLARKYGLCAETILAAEIVTANGRLRWVDADREPELWQAVRGGGPNVGVVTKLRLRLFEVPRVYAGATYWPIESAPEIFALYREWAGGTPLELTSALTFLQYPASPALPEPLRNRTLVALRAAYAGSAGEAEELLRPLRSQPGVVLDTFREMPYREIDTVTNDPVKPLPRTGYSTAVTELPEALVELAKPGESFVTLEARHVAGEGARLGATGAEFLVYTMAVTPDETSVAEAGEFGRRVEAACAPWRTGGNLLSFLLAPAEAGGLGEQVAGALPGEYRGRLAEVKAHYDPAGLFGGDRRLAGP
- a CDS encoding MFS transporter, with protein sequence MTAAAEVERGSRTNLVFGAMVLGLLLAALDQTIVATALPTIVSELGGANHLSWVVTGYMLAETIATPLFGKFGDLFGRKIVFQVSVALFTAGSLFCGMATGMFGLVAARALQGFGAGGLMVTSMALVADLIPLRERGKYQGLMGSVFGVVTVAGPLLGGLFVDQLSWRWAFYVNVPLGLLVLLVAGAVMPRVPKGARPVIDYLGILLLALGAGGLTLLTSWGGTTYAWDSPEILWLGVVSLVAVALFVLVELRATEPVLPMRLFRGRVFSVSGVLSFVIGFAMFGGITYLPIFLQVVQGHSATESGLRMLPMVAGLMAASIFSGSWVGRTGRYRHFPIIGTGVTAAGLWLMSHLDRETTFVTASLYMLVLGAGLGLGMQVLVIAVQNTCDYADLGAATSGVTFLRTLGSSFGVAVFGAIFSAQLTANLAGANLPPGFDPGAAANPEMVRHLPPELLTPLATAYQDSLQTVFTWAVPVALLAFAIAWLLPGVQLRDSVRDKAGDLGEGFGMPESHTNEQELEKSVAAVWQRRRKELRPLLRERLRDCMDEADAWLLAQIYRNSKQEGRTTLTEIADPLDLPPRILEPTVTDLVQRGLLAREGDWLSFTPDGEQAIVRLTAVWRDWLTELLATEDPGRGAELAAAVDRLASRMIADHTTLRERHWERSPAHS
- a CDS encoding TetR/AcrR family transcriptional regulator, whose protein sequence is MASRKKVPLSDPDRYREVLTAARAVLAEVGYERFNMDLVARRVQASKATLYQRWPSKAALIIDAIHTYQARPDCPDTGSLVEDFRFLGRWAVTQTNADTRGLVIGLLEGSRRDEELARLYLERMQQGGPDLAQLVVQRAAERGELAPDVDLEILQDLIGALYLFQLLVRGVPPDEQLIDRVADGIIGPLSTKRATTAAQQSQGNPP
- a CDS encoding MarR family transcriptional regulator, which produces MHHGGYPHGGSSAFLLAQLGFTAARRFAERLAPLDLEPRHVGLLRVVAAAEGQSQQAIGERMRIAPSRMVAFVDDLEARGLVQRKRNPADRRAYALHLTGRGRELLETALAEAARHDAEITAPLSEQERHSLHELLTKLAEAHELDQHRLPGGPH
- a CDS encoding sugar transferase, with the translated sequence MVGDLLAIVCAVVAVGVFVINGTPGTGRLELLLGLVTAATAVLALPLNRAWDPRVLGQGPEEFRRVGRAALTGMVVLALAALAIQAQGMRGWVFAALPAFAGIAIPVRYLLRRVLHRRRRQGSCLLPVLAAGSPEAVRDLIERTRRDSHLGWRVEAVCTPHGAGAGVRVPGEIAGVPVVGDLDDLVDRVRLGGYRMVAVAGSTDWTPPRLQQLAWQLEGSTAELVVAPSLVEIAGPRLHVAPVFGLTMLWVSAPTFSGIGWLVKAAVDRVSALLLTVLLSPAFLGIALAIKCTSRGPVLYRQSRVGRDGRRFTMLKFRSMVPDADRRKADYESANQAAGPLFKLRRDPRVTKVGAVLRRYSLDELPQLFNVLAGSMSLVGPRPPLPEEVARYGPDARRRLLVKPGLTGLWQVSGRSDLSWEESVRLDLRYVESWSLFMDLVILWKTASAVVGGRGAY
- a CDS encoding class I SAM-dependent methyltransferase; this encodes MMTCRLCGSATLHSVVDLGASPPCEHFLTAAELDAPEQTYPLHLRVCGDCLLAQLPPLITPEDTFTEYAYFSSFSTSWVAHAEKFVTEAAQRLGLGGDSFVVEVASNDGYLLQHVLARGIRCLGVEPSVNVGEAARAKGVPTVTEFLSAETGAAVRAEHGPADLVVANNVYAHIPDVLGFTQGLRALVAEDGWVSIEVQHLLTLIRHTQYDTIYHEHFQYYTVAAAQRALASGGLTLVDVELLPTHGGSIRLWARPSEVAGEPEARVAAVLAEEAAAGLHTVAGYAEFGRQVAKVRRDLLRFLVEAAEAGKTVVGYGAPGKGNTLLNHCGIRPDLLRYTVDRNPYKHGRFTPGTRIPVLPVARIEQDRPDYVLVLPWNLRAELTEQLRYVAEWGGRLVFPIPELSIVDPAAGTADGHNEVNP
- a CDS encoding glucose-1-phosphate cytidylyltransferase encodes the protein MKVVLFCGGYGMRMRNGSADDLPKPMHPVGPRPLLWHVMRYYAHFGHKDFILCLGYGAQYIKDFFLNYSETASNDFVLRNGKVELLSTDISDWTITFAQTGQNSPIGERLRRVRHLVAGEEMFLANYADVLTDAPLDEMVRRFAGSGASASMMVVPPQSSFHCVDLGDNGKVAGITPVSSLPLWENGGFFVLRQEVFDHIPENGDLVEDGCGELAKQGKLLAYPYRGFWQPADTVKERVALEQGYQNGDRPWMLWEREAEESAPVAKVLRLSGV
- a CDS encoding PIG-L deacetylase family protein — translated: MLSLSPPGPVPVVVLGAHCDDIAIGCGGTLLSLCAARPGQRVSALVLTGAGSKREDEERAALAAFCPGADLDVTVLDLPDGRVPQHWGRAKEELATFRARVEAEVVFAPAPHDAHQDHRALAELVPQVFRDQLRLGYEILKWESDLAQPTVFQPLEPAVAQAKATLLDAHYPSQRDKDWFDRETFLGLARIRGVQTRARYAEAFHTDKVQLRLDAEG